Part of the Desulfuromonadaceae bacterium genome, TTTTATCGACGAAGTTGTACTGGCGCGTTTTTTGAGCAAAAAACTCGCAGTTCCTTGCGTTGACCCAGGCGATCTGCTGGATATCGCGCAGCAGGTTGTTGCTCTGATCCCGGCCGAGTTGGCGATTCAACATCAGATTGTACCGATCCGGGTTGAAAATCGGCGCCTGTTCATGGCCATGGCCGATCCGCTGGCGCTGGCGGTCATCGATGAGCTTGCTTTTATCACCGGTCATGTTGTCAAGCCACTGATCGCTCCGGAGGTGCGCCTGATTCAGGCGCTTGGCCACTACTATGGTTTCGCTATCAGCGAGCGTTATCAGCGTATTTTTGAGCGGCTCGAAACCGAGCGCCGCGAACGCGAACAGGAAGAGCTGACGCGCGAGGAAGAACGGCAGGCGCGCGAAGCGGAGCAACGCAAAAATGAGCAGGCACAACGGGCGCGTGAAGCAGAGAAACAGGCCCATGCAGCGGAGTTGCGGGCTTTGGCAGAAGCCGAGGCGGAAGAGCTCTGGCGCGAACGAATGCAGCGTTACTCGATCAGCGAGTTTTCCAAGTCACTGGCAAATGCCACGCACCGGCGCCAGATTGCCGACACATTGATGCGCTTTCTCGGGCAGGAATTTCGTTTCGGAGCCCTTTTCCTTATCAAGGAACACCTCGCTGATGGCTGGCGGGCGGCTTGCCTTGGTGAACCATTGCCCGCTTTCGACCATGTCAAATTGTCACTGTTGCCATCCTCGGTGTTGGGACAAGTGGTGGCAAGCGGGAAATCCTGGGTCGGTGCTGTGCCTGCAACGGCGGATAATGCCGATTTCAAAAGATTGTTTGATCAGGATAACGACGATGATGTGTTGGTGGTGCCGGTCGTTGTCGACCAGCGCACGGTGATTCTGCTGGTCGCCGCAGGGAGCCGCGATGCGAGCGCTCAGTGTCACACAATCGTCGAGAAACTGGCGCACAAGGCGGCCCTGGCTTTTGGTATTCTCATTTTCAGAGATCGGATACTCCTCAATTAACTTTACTCTTTCGAATAATTATTCTTGACAAGAAACGCGATCCGGATTACTTTAGTCAACTCTGACGCGGGGTAGAGCAGTCTGGTAGCTCGTCGGGCTCATAACCCGGAGGTCGCAGGTTCAAATCCTGCCCCCGCAACCAAAAAAATCAAGGGACTTGCATTCAGTTGCAAGTCCCTTTTTATTTGGTTGGTATTCCACATTTTTTTCGGAGCTTTCGTCAACCCTCCAGAAAAAAGCTATATAGAACCGCAAAAGATCTCCAGTTTTTGTGATAAGCATAACGGAGAACAGCTTCATGCAGCAAATCATAGAGTCATTGACCGATAATTACAGTCTCACCAAACCCGAAGTGATTACGGAGATTGAAACAGCTTTTTCCGCCATGCTCTTGTTCATCCAACGGTTCCGATAGTTTTACGGAACCGTGCCAGAGAAAGGGAAAATAAGCCGGCGCCGATCAGCAAAAGAGCAAGAAATTGCGCCCAGACAACCTCAAAACCAGCTCCACGGTAGAGGATGGCTTGGGCCAGCATGACGAAATGGGTGTTCGGCGCGGCCAGCATGATGTGCTGGATAAACTCCGGCATGCTTTCCCTGGGTGTTGTGGAGCCGGAGAGGATCTGCAGCGGCAACAGCACCAGCATCAACAGCAGACCAAGCTGCGGCATGGAACGGACCAGGGTGCCGAGAAAGATCCCCAGGGAGGTGGAGGCAAAGAGATGCAGGGCGGTGCCAACCAGAAAAAGGGTGATCGAGCCTGCGATGGGAACGGAGAGGATCCCCTTAATGACAAATATCAGAGAGCAGGCCGAGATGCTCAGCACCACCAGCGCCATGGACCACACCTTGCCGGCCATGATCTCGAAGGGAGTAATCGGCATCACCAACAGATGCTCCACCGTACCATGCTCCCGTTCTCGGATCAATGCAGCTCCGGTGAGCACTATAGAGAGCATGGTGATGTTGTTGATGAGTTCCATCACCGCGCTGAACCAGAATTTGTTCAGCTGGGAATTGAAGCGTATCCGTAGGGCAAGATCAATTTGAGGAGCCTCATCCGGCCGATATCCCAGAACAAATTCCCTTATTTCGCTGTCGGTGATTGTCTGGATATAGCCGCTCCCGACAAGGGCCTGACTCATTCGGGTGGCGTCCACATTGAGCTGAATGGTGGGCTCTCGTCCGGCTAACACATCCTGCTGGAAGTTGGGCGGGATGTTGAGGGCGAAGATGTCGAGACCGGCGTTCATGCGGGCATCCATCTCAGTCTGGGAAATCAACACCGGCTCGGTAAAGAGCGGAGGGAAAAAAGCGTCGGTGATGCGGGCGGACAGTTGGGAACGGTCCTCGTCGACGACGGCAATGGGCGCCTTGTGCAAAGTATCGGGAATGGCCTTGGCAAAGGCGTAAATGCCAAAGGTAAACGCATAGACAATGATCACGATCATCATGGGGTCGCGCAGCAGGCTGCGCAGCTCCTTGATGCCGAGATGCAGAATGTTGGCGGCGCGCATGGTCAGTGCTCCTGTTTTCTGAGCAGAATTGCCCCAAGGCCGATCAGTACCGGGCCGGCAATCAATAGAGGGACAAAAGCTGCGTGAAGATCAGCAAAACCGAGCCCTTTGGAAAAGGTGCCGCGGGCAATGGTCATAAAATGGGTGGTTGGGTAGCCTTTGCCGATCATTGCACCCAGTCCTTCAAGCGAGGAGACCGGATCAATCATACCGGAGAAGTGTACGGCCGGCAGAATTGACAGTACAAAGGTCCCGAACATGGCGGCGACCTGGCTGCGGGTAAATGTCGACATTACCAGCCCAAAGGCAGTCGATGCAATCACGTACAGTAGTGCTGCGCATAACAAGGTCATGAAACTACCTTTGACCGGTACCCCGAGAAAGGTGACAGCCAGGACGGTGAGGAGCAGAAAGTTGATCATCGACAAAGCCACGTAGGGAATCTGTTTGCCGAGCAGAAACTCCAGCCGGGTTACCGGGGTGACGTAGAGATTGACGATGGAGCCCAGTTCCTTTTCCCGCACCACCGACAGCGCAGCCAATATGGCCGGAATCAGCATCAACAGCAGGGGAATAATTGCCGGCACCATCGCCACCATACTTTTGATATCCGGGTTGTAGCGAAAGCGGGTCTCGATGTTCACCAGGCTGCTCAGCGCCCCGCCGCGCCCGGCCTCACGCGCCTTTCGCGTCAGCCACTGCGCATGCATGCCCCGCACATACCCTTGGATGGTTTCTGCCCGCATGGGCATGGCGCCGTCAACCCAGGCGCCTATCGAAACCGGCCGGCCACGGGAAAGATCGCGGGCAAATCCAGGGGGGATCTCTATGGCCAGGGCGAGCTTGCCGGCGCGCATCCGCCAATCCAGGTCTTGATAATCACGGATTGGGGCTTTTTCGCTGAAATAGCGGGAGCCGGCGATATTCAGGGTGTAATCGCGGCTGACGGTGGTCTGGTCCCGATCCAACACGGCGACGGTAATATTTTCTACATCCAGGGTGATGCCGTAGCTAATCACCAGCATCAGAATGACGCTGCCCAAGAGGGAGAGCGTCAGGCGAATGGGATCGCGCATCAGTTCCAGGGTTTCACGCCGGGCGTAACTCGCCATGCGCCGGGGATCGAAGAAACGCGAGAAACCGGCAAGTTCGTTGCCGGAGTGCGAGGATTCCCCCTCTTGCATGATCGGCCTTTTTTCCCTGGCCGGAATCCCGCCGTCTTCCCCGGCATTTGTCTCGCCCACGGCAGCTTTCAGGTAGGCGACGAAGGCGTCTTCCAGGGTGCCGGTTCCATGCCGGCCGGCAAGCTCGGCGGGGGCGCCGACGGCGAGCACCCGGCCTGCGTGCATCAACGAAATACGGTCACAACGCTCCGCCTCGTTCATGAAGTGCGTCGAGATGAAGATAGTCACCCCGTCACGCCGCGAGAGCTCTCCCAGGGACTCCCAGAAAGCGTCACGCATTACCGGGTCCACTCCCGAGGTGGGCTCGTCCAGGATCAGCATCTCCGGCTTGTGAATCATGGCCACGGCCAGCGACAGACGCTGACGCACACCCAGCGGCAAGGCGTCGGGCAGTTTGTCCAACACCTCGAGCAGACCGAAACGGGCGGCGATTTCTTCGCTGCGTTGGTCGATCTCTTGCGGGGGCACTTCGAACAGACGCGCATGCAACCGAAGGTTCTGCTCAACCGAAAGCTCGGAATAGAGGGAAAACGACTGGGACATGTAGCCGACCCGCCGGCGGGTATCCAGGTCACGCGGGTCCAGCTCCCGGCCGAACAGCCAGGCACGCCCTTCGGTAGGTGGCAGAAGGCCGGTCAGCATTTTCATGGTGGTGGTCTTGCCGCAGCCGTTGGAACCCAGAAAACCGAAAATTTCGCCCCGGCGGATGCGGAAACTCACATGATCCACCGCCGTGAAGTCGCCGAAGCGCATGGTCAGGTCCTTGGCCTCGATCGCCGTTTCGTCGCCGGCTTCGGCGTCCAGCGGCGGGATCGCCTTCCCGCGGTGCCTGCGGCGCTTCTCCTCCGGCAGCAGGGCGATGAAGGCGGCTTCCAGCGATTCGGTTCCGGTTCGCCGGAGCAGCTCCTCCGGCCGTCCGGTGGCCAGTATGCTGCCCGCGTCCATGGCCGCCAACGTGTCGAAACGCGCCGCTTCCTCCATGTAGGCGGTGGCCACCAGCACGCTCATCGTGGGGAGCGCTGCACGGATACCGCCGATCAACTCCCAGAATTGGCGTCTTGACAGCGGATCGACGCCGGTGGTCGGTTCATCCAGGATCAACAGGTCCGGATCATGAATCAACGCGCAACAAAGTCCGAGCTTCTGCTTCATGCCGCCCGAAAGTTTGCCGACCGGGCGATCAACGAAGGGCGCGAGTCCCGTTGCCTGAGTCAGCTCCGTGATCCGCCGTCGCCGCTCCGGCCGGTCATGGCCGAAAAGACGGGCGAAGAAGTCGAGGTTTTCAAACACAGACAGGGTCGGGTAGAGGTTTTTACCCAGGCCCTGGGGCATGAAAGCGATACGCGGCAGGATCCTCCGGCGGCTGCGCGCATTGGCCATGTCGACGCCGAACACCTCGACCCGGCCGCTCTGAATCTGGCGCGCTCCGGCGATCAGCGCCAGAAGGCTGGACTTACCCACCCCGTCCGGTCCGATGAGACCGACCATGCAGCCCGCCGGGATATCGAGACTGACATCGATGAGCGCCCGCACCTTGCCATAACGCAGGCCGACACCTTCAAGGCGTGCGACCGTGGCGCCAGGGGCGGTCGCCTGCCCTTTTGCGGCAACCTCGACAGGATCCTCGCTCATTAAGGCACCCTTACCTGCAGTTCCGGCGGCCAGTCCACCGTGGCATCAAGTCGCACATAGGCCATGCCCGGCAGGCCGGTCTTGACCTGACGCAGGTGCCGGCGCAGCAGCGCCGGATCGATCCGCGCCTTGACCCGGAACATCAGCTTCAGGCGTTCTTCCGTTGTCTCCACCGTTTTCGGGGTGAACTGGGCCTCGGCGGCGACGAACGAGATCTCGGCCGGGATGACGTATTGCGCGGCGGCATCGAGCACGAGACGCGCTTCGGTACCCAGTGCGACCCGTCCGGCCGCTTTCGTCGGCAGGAAGAAGGTCATGTAGACATCGGTGAGGTCGATCATGTTCAGGACAGTGCCGCCGGAGGCCAGCACCTCGCCGGGCTGGGCCACCCGGTATTGCACCCGTCCTTCCCGCGGCGCCTTCAGCACGCTGTCGTCAAGGTCAGCCTGGATTCGCTCAAGCATCGCCCGGGTCGCCTCCACATCGGCTTGGGCGCCAAGCACCTGCGATCTGGCCGTGGCAATGGCCGCATCCGTCGTTGCGACATCAGCCTCGGCAGCACGCAACGCGGCTTCGGCGCTGAGAAAAGCGGCACGATCGTCGTCGAATTTCTGCTGGGAAACGGCCTTGTCGGCGACCAGCGATCGCGACCGCTCCAACCGTATCCGGGCCACCTCGACTTCGGCCACGCGTTGCGAGACCACTGCCTGCGCTGCCGTTTTCTCGCTTTGGCGCTGCACGACCTGGCTGTTGGCGATCCGCACCGAGTTCTCAGCCTGGCGCAAGCGGGCCAATGTCTCTCTTTTCTGAGCCTCTACAACGGCGGTGTCCATTTTGGCCAGAATCTTCCCGGCCGGAACGTTATCGCCTTCGTCCGCAAAAATCTCCTTGACCCGTCCGGCTCTCGGCGTGGCGATATTAATTTCCACCGCCTCAATGCGTCCGTTGCCACTGGCGATACTCCCTTCCAGTCCGTCACTCTGGAAATAACGCCAAAGCAACAGAGCCGCTACCGCTGCCACGCCAAGAAGCAGCGCCCTCATCCCCCATTTTTGAAATGTTACGTTTATCACATCTTTCTCCATGCCAAAGCTCAGGGGTCTTCAAGCGCCTTCTTTGAGCTTCATGGCGATTCGCGCCACATGACTATATAAACCCGGCGGTCCAGGGGACTCGTCTTCCTGGAAACCAGGGGCTTACTTTCAAGACGATCCACGATTCTGGTGACATTCGCCGGTTTCTTCTTGGTTCGGCGGCAGATTTCCCGTTGGGGATACCAGGTATCTCCCTCCGCCAAGCATTGCATCACATACAGTTGTTCCGAGGTCACGTCATAGGACCTGAGAATTCGATCCGCGACATTCTGGATGTCCCGGGCCAACAAACAAATCGCCCGGTTTAACGGCATCTCCCTGCTTCTTTTTTTTATGCGGTCATTCGAGTTGCAATTCTCCACCTTTAACCCCTCCCAGCAACAGGCGCACCACATGCGTAGCGACCTTTTCCGGGAAATCATGGTCCGGCGATCTACCCAATAGATGCTGCCGCAGGGGAGTAATCTGGTAGTGGTAAACCACCAGGCCGACGATGGAAATGGCCAGCATATGTGAGTCAAAGCCGGGGGCGAGCTCACCGCAAAGGGAAAGGAGCGAGGTGGAAAATTCATGAAAAACCTGGCGCGCCAGCAGTTGCAGGCGCTTGTTATCCCCCGCCAATATTTCCCGCTGGATCAATTTGTTGAAATCCGGGTCGTCATGAATGAGCCGGCAAAAAGCCTCGACAAACTTTTTTAGCCGCTCCTCGGGGGGTGCCTCCGCGCTGAGAGCCACCGATAATGTCTCGGCTCTCCTGGCAAACGCAAAAGACATGGCTGCCATGTAGAGAGTATGCTTGTCCTGAAAATGATGATAGAGGGTTGCCGGATTCAAACCGACTTCGGTGGCCAGGCTGCGCATGGAAACGCCATTGAAGCCGGCTTCGGCAAAAAGAGGGATAGCGGCTTTCAGGATTTTGGCTTTGCTTTCCGGAATGATTGATTGCATGTTGTTGTCGCCTATTATTTTTTTCCTTTATGCCGCTTGACATAACCCAGATAAAAACAGGGAGTACAGTCTGCCCGGTTCATTCGGGTTGCTTGTCGCTTTTTCGATATACATCAGGTTCGTAACTTTTTTCGGATAGTCCGCCCCCCATCACAGTGTAAAGCCGCACCCGGTTGGCGAGTTTGGCCAGGCGCAACGCCACCAGCACCTGCCGGGCGGCAAAGTGAGAGCGTTGCGCGTCAAGGACCCCGAGGTAACTGTCAATTCCTGCCGTATAGCGTATGTCGGCGAGACGATAGGTTGCCGCGGTCGCGGTAACCAGGGAGAGCTGGGCTGCGATCCGCCGGTCTATCGTCTCCTGCACGGCAAGGGCATCGGCTACTTCCCGGAAAGCATTCTGGATGGCATTTTCGTACCGGGTGAGGATAATTTCCCGATCGGACTGGCTGACCCTGAACGCCGACCAGACACGGGCGTCGAAAATAGGCGCCACGACCTGTGGCGTGAAACTCCAGGTACCCGTTCCGGAACCGAAAAGACCGGAGAGGCCGTCACTGGCCGTCCCCACCGTGGTTGTCAGTGCAATCCGGGGGAAAAAGGCGGCCCGGGCCGCGCCGACAAAGGCATATGCTCCCTTGAGTCGATGCTCCGCGGCCATGATGTCAGGCCTCCGCAAGAGGGTTTCGGAAGACAATCCCGCGGAAATTTCCGCGGGCGGGGCGACACTTTCGAGGTCAACCGGCAACAGTTCATCCGGGACCGGAATGCCGGCGAGGAGGTTTAAAGCGTTTTGGCCCAGGGCCACCAGTTGCGTGTAAAGGGCGACGCTTCCCCGCGCCGTCTCCACCGGTATCTGTGCCCGCCGCAGATCCAGTTCGTTGGCAAGGCCCGTGTCATACTGTTTCTGCACCAAACGGTAAGCTGCCTGCTGTGTTTCCAGGGTGGACCGGACCAGTTGCAGATTCTCCCGGTCCGCGGCAAGGGTCAGATACACGCGGGCGACCTCGGCCACCAATGCAATCTCGGCGCTCCGTCCGGCCTCTGCGGTTGCCAGATACTCCTCCAGGGCCTGATCTTTCAAGCTGCGGATCCGTCCGAAAAAATCAATCTCCCAGGAAGCTATCCCCAGCTTAAGGTTGTACTGCTCGCGTGTCCGGGAATCCCCTGGTTTGACAAAATCCGCTGACAGGCCTTGTTTGCCCCCCTCGCCGGTCGCCTGAAGCGCGGGCAACAGCTCGGCCCGTTGCACGCCATAGAGAGCCCGTGCCCGTAACACGTTCTGGGCGGCCAGCCGCAGTTCCCGGTTATTTTCCAGGGCGATGCCGATGACTTTTTGCAGCTTTCCGTCGGTAAAAAACGCCTGACGGCTGAGGTCCGAGGCAACCGGCGATTCGGGTATGGTCTGGTATGCCTCGCCCCGCGGCCACTCAGCCGGGATCGGCGCTTCCGGCCGCAGGTATTCGGGGGCCAGGGAACAGCCCCCGGCGACAAGACCGATGCCGGTCAGCAAAATTGCTAATCGTCTGTTCATTTTTCTCCCTCCGCCGTTGCGCTTTCTTCATGATAGCTCATAGTTACTTCTTTTCGATGTTTGCCAAGCGCTTTGTAGATCATGACGTAAAAGAGAGGCGCGAACAGAGTAACCAGAAAGGTTGAGGTAACCGTGCCGCCGATTACGCCGATGCCGATCGCCCGTTGCGCGCCCGATCCCGCACCGGTTGCCAAAGCGAGAGGCAGTACTCCAAAACCGAAGGCCAGCGATGTCATGATGATCGGCCTGAGCCGCAGTTTGGCGCCCTGGAGTGTCGCCTCGATCAAGCCCATGCCTTCATCGACTTTTGCCCTGGCGAATTGGACGATCAGGATGGCGTTCTTGGTGGTGAGTCCCAGCGTGATCAACAGGCCGATCTGGAAATAGACGTCATTGGGCATCCCTGCAGTGCTTGTGGCGATCACGCCGCCGATGGCCCCAAGGGGCATGGTTAGCAGGATAGCGAGGGGAATGGGCCAGCTTTCGTAAAGAGCCGCGAGGCAGAGGAAGATAGCAAAAGCTGAAAAGGCATAGAGCAGAAGGGCCATGGAACCGCCCTGCCTTTCCTGGTAGGAAAGTCCGGCCCAGTCGGCGGCGATTCCGGTAGGCAGTTTGGCTACAATCTCCTCGATGGCGGCCATGGCCTCGCCGGTGCTGTGTCCTGGAGCCGGCTCTCCCCAGATATTGATCGAGGGAAAGGCGTTGAAACGCTCCAGCTTCGGCGAGCCGGTCGCCCAGCGCCCCGCGGCAAAGGATGAGACCGGGACCATTTTGCCGGCGGTGTTGCGCACATAGAGTTTTTCCAGATCCTGTGGCAGCATGCGGTATGGGGCTTCTACCTGGGCATAGACCTTTTTGACCCGGCCGGCCTGGATAAAATCGTTGACATAGGCGCTGCCGAAGGCGGCCGAGATGGTGTAATGAATGGCATCGATGGGAATCCCCAGGGCGCCGGCCTTGTCCCAGTCAACATCGATGTGGTATTCGGCCACATCATTCATGCCGTTGGGCCGGACCCTGATCAAGCGGGGATCTTGGGCCGCCATGCCGAGGAGTTGGTTACGCGCCTCCATGAGTTTATCGTGGCCCAGGCCCCCGCGGTCCACCAGTTGCAGGTCAAAACCGGTGCCGATCCCCAGTTCGACGACCGGGGGGGGCGGAAAAGCGAAGACCATGGCTTCCTTTATCTGTGAAAACGCCCCCATGGCGCGCCCGGCAATGGCCTGGACTTTTAAATCGGGCCGCCGGCGAAGCTCCCAGTCCTTGAGCTTGGCAAACCCCAGTGCCATGTTCTGTCCCTGGCCGCCGAAACTTACGCCCGCTACCGTAATGAGTGAATCCACACCTTCCTTCTCGTTTGTAAGGAAATGATCCGTGACTTTGGCCATGACCGCTTCGGTCTGCTCAAGAGTTGAGCCGGGGGGGAGCATGGCCTGGACCAGAATGATGCCTTGATCTTCGTCGGGAATATAGGATGTGGGCATGCGCTGGAACAGATATCCCATGGCGGCGACAATGAGAACAAAAACAAAGAGATAGCGGATTTTTTTCGCTAAAATACGTCCTACCAGCCGCACATAAAGATCCCTGGCCCGGAAGAAAACCCGGTCGAACCAGCGGAAAAAAGGGCGCAGGAACCAGACGGCGCCGTCCGAAGGTTCATGCCCCTTGGGGACCGCTTTGAGTAAGGTCGCGCAGAGCACGGGTGTCAGGACCAGGGCCACGACAACCGACAAGAGCATCGACGAAATGACGGTCACGGAAAACTGACGATAGATGACTCCGGTGGAACCTGGAAAAAAGGCCATGGGGCCGAATACCGCCGAAAGGACGAGACCGATGCCGATCAGGGCGCTGGTGATCTCATCCATCGATTTGGCGGTGGCTTCGCGGGGGGAGAGCCCTTCCTCGGCCATGATCCGCTCGACGTTCTCCACCACCACAATGGCGTCGTCGACCAGGAGGCCGATGGCCAGCACCATGGCAAACATGGTCAGCATGTTGATGGAAAATCCGAAAAGTCCCAGGATGCCAAATGTGCCCAGCAGAACCACGGGCACCGCGATGATGGGAATAAGAGTGGCGCGGAAGGTCCCCATGAAGAGGTACATAATGACGAAGACCAGAAAGACTGCCTCAAAAAGGGTCTTTACCACCTCGTCGATCGCCACCTTGGTGAAAGGGGTCGTGTCATAGGGGTAAACAACTTTCATTCCAGGGGGGAAATATCCGCTCA contains:
- a CDS encoding general secretion pathway protein GspE — protein: MAVTLLDMLLNAGMITPNQCDEALQNRVFFGGRIGTNLIELGFIDEVVLARFLSKKLAVPCVDPGDLLDIAQQVVALIPAELAIQHQIVPIRVENRRLFMAMADPLALAVIDELAFITGHVVKPLIAPEVRLIQALGHYYGFAISERYQRIFERLETERREREQEELTREEERQAREAEQRKNEQAQRAREAEKQAHAAELRALAEAEAEELWRERMQRYSISEFSKSLANATHRRQIADTLMRFLGQEFRFGALFLIKEHLADGWRAACLGEPLPAFDHVKLSLLPSSVLGQVVASGKSWVGAVPATADNADFKRLFDQDNDDDVLVVPVVVDQRTVILLVAAGSRDASAQCHTIVEKLAHKAALAFGILIFRDRILLN
- a CDS encoding ABC transporter permease, translated to MRAANILHLGIKELRSLLRDPMMIVIIVYAFTFGIYAFAKAIPDTLHKAPIAVVDEDRSQLSARITDAFFPPLFTEPVLISQTEMDARMNAGLDIFALNIPPNFQQDVLAGREPTIQLNVDATRMSQALVGSGYIQTITDSEIREFVLGYRPDEAPQIDLALRIRFNSQLNKFWFSAVMELINNITMLSIVLTGAALIREREHGTVEHLLVMPITPFEIMAGKVWSMALVVLSISACSLIFVIKGILSVPIAGSITLFLVGTALHLFASTSLGIFLGTLVRSMPQLGLLLMLVLLPLQILSGSTTPRESMPEFIQHIMLAAPNTHFVMLAQAILYRGAGFEVVWAQFLALLLIGAGLFSLSLARFRKTIGTVG
- the rbbA gene encoding ribosome-associated ATPase/putative transporter RbbA — translated: MSEDPVEVAAKGQATAPGATVARLEGVGLRYGKVRALIDVSLDIPAGCMVGLIGPDGVGKSSLLALIAGARQIQSGRVEVFGVDMANARSRRRILPRIAFMPQGLGKNLYPTLSVFENLDFFARLFGHDRPERRRRITELTQATGLAPFVDRPVGKLSGGMKQKLGLCCALIHDPDLLILDEPTTGVDPLSRRQFWELIGGIRAALPTMSVLVATAYMEEAARFDTLAAMDAGSILATGRPEELLRRTGTESLEAAFIALLPEEKRRRHRGKAIPPLDAEAGDETAIEAKDLTMRFGDFTAVDHVSFRIRRGEIFGFLGSNGCGKTTTMKMLTGLLPPTEGRAWLFGRELDPRDLDTRRRVGYMSQSFSLYSELSVEQNLRLHARLFEVPPQEIDQRSEEIAARFGLLEVLDKLPDALPLGVRQRLSLAVAMIHKPEMLILDEPTSGVDPVMRDAFWESLGELSRRDGVTIFISTHFMNEAERCDRISLMHAGRVLAVGAPAELAGRHGTGTLEDAFVAYLKAAVGETNAGEDGGIPAREKRPIMQEGESSHSGNELAGFSRFFDPRRMASYARRETLELMRDPIRLTLSLLGSVILMLVISYGITLDVENITVAVLDRDQTTVSRDYTLNIAGSRYFSEKAPIRDYQDLDWRMRAGKLALAIEIPPGFARDLSRGRPVSIGAWVDGAMPMRAETIQGYVRGMHAQWLTRKAREAGRGGALSSLVNIETRFRYNPDIKSMVAMVPAIIPLLLMLIPAILAALSVVREKELGSIVNLYVTPVTRLEFLLGKQIPYVALSMINFLLLTVLAVTFLGVPVKGSFMTLLCAALLYVIASTAFGLVMSTFTRSQVAAMFGTFVLSILPAVHFSGMIDPVSSLEGLGAMIGKGYPTTHFMTIARGTFSKGLGFADLHAAFVPLLIAGPVLIGLGAILLRKQEH
- a CDS encoding HlyD family efflux transporter periplasmic adaptor subunit, which codes for MRALLLGVAAVAALLLWRYFQSDGLEGSIASGNGRIEAVEINIATPRAGRVKEIFADEGDNVPAGKILAKMDTAVVEAQKRETLARLRQAENSVRIANSQVVQRQSEKTAAQAVVSQRVAEVEVARIRLERSRSLVADKAVSQQKFDDDRAAFLSAEAALRAAEADVATTDAAIATARSQVLGAQADVEATRAMLERIQADLDDSVLKAPREGRVQYRVAQPGEVLASGGTVLNMIDLTDVYMTFFLPTKAAGRVALGTEARLVLDAAAQYVIPAEISFVAAEAQFTPKTVETTEERLKLMFRVKARIDPALLRRHLRQVKTGLPGMAYVRLDATVDWPPELQVRVP
- a CDS encoding MarR family transcriptional regulator, with translation MPLNRAICLLARDIQNVADRILRSYDVTSEQLYVMQCLAEGDTWYPQREICRRTKKKPANVTRIVDRLESKPLVSRKTSPLDRRVYIVMWRESP
- a CDS encoding TetR/AcrR family transcriptional regulator → MQSIIPESKAKILKAAIPLFAEAGFNGVSMRSLATEVGLNPATLYHHFQDKHTLYMAAMSFAFARRAETLSVALSAEAPPEERLKKFVEAFCRLIHDDPDFNKLIQREILAGDNKRLQLLARQVFHEFSTSLLSLCGELAPGFDSHMLAISIVGLVVYHYQITPLRQHLLGRSPDHDFPEKVATHVVRLLLGGVKGGELQLE
- a CDS encoding efflux transporter outer membrane subunit, whose product is MNRRLAILLTGIGLVAGGCSLAPEYLRPEAPIPAEWPRGEAYQTIPESPVASDLSRQAFFTDGKLQKVIGIALENNRELRLAAQNVLRARALYGVQRAELLPALQATGEGGKQGLSADFVKPGDSRTREQYNLKLGIASWEIDFFGRIRSLKDQALEEYLATAEAGRSAEIALVAEVARVYLTLAADRENLQLVRSTLETQQAAYRLVQKQYDTGLANELDLRRAQIPVETARGSVALYTQLVALGQNALNLLAGIPVPDELLPVDLESVAPPAEISAGLSSETLLRRPDIMAAEHRLKGAYAFVGAARAAFFPRIALTTTVGTASDGLSGLFGSGTGTWSFTPQVVAPIFDARVWSAFRVSQSDREIILTRYENAIQNAFREVADALAVQETIDRRIAAQLSLVTATAATYRLADIRYTAGIDSYLGVLDAQRSHFAARQVLVALRLAKLANRVRLYTVMGGGLSEKSYEPDVYRKSDKQPE
- a CDS encoding efflux RND transporter permease subunit, yielding MSKFFLDRPVFAWVIAIVMMTAGGLAIYGLPVAQYPPIAPPSIAIDAFFPGASAETVENTVTQIIEQKMTGLDDMLYLAGTSSSSGAARIELTFGPGTDPDVAWSKVQNKLQLAMASLPDVVQRQGLKVSKSTRNYLIIVGLTSEDGSMDSSDLQDYAQSNLEKVLSRVPGVGETMNFGSQYAMRVWINPDKLVSYSLTMGDVIQALRGYNVEVSAGQLGGAPAVDGQRLNASIIVQHLLQTPEEFATIPIRTNADGSVVRVSDIGYTELGSERYDSIAKYNGKPSTAMAIRQAAGANALETADAVKQKMEEMSGYFPPGMKVVYPYDTTPFTKVAIDEVVKTLFEAVFLVFVIMYLFMGTFRATLIPIIAVPVVLLGTFGILGLFGFSINMLTMFAMVLAIGLLVDDAIVVVENVERIMAEEGLSPREATAKSMDEITSALIGIGLVLSAVFGPMAFFPGSTGVIYRQFSVTVISSMLLSVVVALVLTPVLCATLLKAVPKGHEPSDGAVWFLRPFFRWFDRVFFRARDLYVRLVGRILAKKIRYLFVFVLIVAAMGYLFQRMPTSYIPDEDQGIILVQAMLPPGSTLEQTEAVMAKVTDHFLTNEKEGVDSLITVAGVSFGGQGQNMALGFAKLKDWELRRRPDLKVQAIAGRAMGAFSQIKEAMVFAFPPPPVVELGIGTGFDLQLVDRGGLGHDKLMEARNQLLGMAAQDPRLIRVRPNGMNDVAEYHIDVDWDKAGALGIPIDAIHYTISAAFGSAYVNDFIQAGRVKKVYAQVEAPYRMLPQDLEKLYVRNTAGKMVPVSSFAAGRWATGSPKLERFNAFPSINIWGEPAPGHSTGEAMAAIEEIVAKLPTGIAADWAGLSYQERQGGSMALLLYAFSAFAIFLCLAALYESWPIPLAILLTMPLGAIGGVIATSTAGMPNDVYFQIGLLITLGLTTKNAILIVQFARAKVDEGMGLIEATLQGAKLRLRPIIMTSLAFGFGVLPLALATGAGSGAQRAIGIGVIGGTVTSTFLVTLFAPLFYVMIYKALGKHRKEVTMSYHEESATAEGEK